atgcttatgaatcccctctttcaacttcaccaacaatggatcgttgtattgcttctctttgacatCCACAAGAAgagatgattcagccctattttgcacaattacccctccatcactagagtccgcaagacgaactcccaaactagccaaccggtgaacttccttggctaatggcctctgatatgcctccaagtgagccaaactacccatagatttccggctaagagcatccaccacaacattagccttcctcggatggtataaaatatcaatgtcataatccttgagtaattcaagacatcttctctgcctcagattcaactccttctgtttgaaaatatattgaaggctcttatggtccgtgaatatatctacatggactccatataaataatgacgctaaattttcaatgcaaataccaccgccgtaAGTTCTAAATCatatgttggatagttcttttcatgattctttagtttcctagaagcataaactatcaccttcccatgttgcattaatacatatCCAAGcctgattcttgaagcatcacaatataccacaaatccatctataccctctggtaaaGTCAACACCGGCgccatagtcaatcttgctttcaattcctggaaacacTTTTCACAAGCACctaaccattggaacttaattgccgtctacatcaatttagtcaatggagaggcaagagtagaaaacccctccacaaactttctgtaatattcagctaagcctaagaaactgcgaatctctgttggagttgtaggcctcggccaattcttcaccgctgaaattttctgaggatcaaccttaattccctcactagaaactacatgacccaagaatatgactgattcaagccaaaattcacactttaaaaactttgcatataactggtgctgatgcagggtttgtagaactaccctgagatgatcggcatggtcttctcgactttgtgaatatacaagaatatcgtcaataaacactatcacaaaagagtcgaggaacggcttaaaaactcgattcataagatccatgaaggttgctgggacatttgttagcccaaaagacatcaccaaaaattcaaagtgcccataccgagttctaaaagctattttcaaaATATCCCGCTACCTgattttcaattggtgatacccggatcttaaatcaatcttggagaagtacctagtaccttacaattgatcaaacaaatcatctatccttcgcagtgggtacttattcttgattgtgaccttattaagttgccgatcgtcaatacacattctcagtgacccatctttttttattacaaaaaggactggtgcgtcccaaggcgacacacttggacgcataaacccttttctaacaagtctctcaattgttcctttagctccttcaattctactGGTGCCATATTCAGACTTACAAGctaagtcttttactccatgtttctttcatgtcttttatatactactttttatgccttacatactcggtacattattcgtactgacgcccctattgcctcagggcctgcgtttcatgcccacatgTGTAAGTAAAaaagctgacggtcccccttcttaggatccttgctcagcgagagttggtgtacTTCATTTGATCCAGAACTGCTATTggattttggtatgatatttttgtatacatatatgggtatgatggggcctagtcccgtcctttatataaCTGTACATTCTATTAGAGttttgtagacagtcatgtatagttggatagtatgtggccttgttggattctattttgatatatagttGTCCATAGCAGATCCTAACGAGGACTCTCAGATATTTattgataggatgcagaggactttgaggatAATGAAGGCTACTGCGACTGAGTCAATtaagctagcttcctatagactttgggatgttgcagttaattggtacgagtcttgggagttgtccagaggtgaggatgcccttccaacagtatggcaggagtttatAGAGGCTTTTCTTTGCCATTATTTGCCACCAGATCTTAGACGGGCCagatttgataggttcttgaccattcggcagggtaatatgagtgttcgggagtacaaccttcagtttgattctttggctaggtatgctacCACTATTGTAGCTAGGATTGAGGATCGGGGTCACCgtttcgtgatggggttggagctgCACCTACTTAATGACTGTACGTCGATCTAACTTCAGCTAGTCATTGATATTTATCATATTCaagcatacgctcagggtgtagaggagcgtaaatAGAAGTAGAGGGTTGACCGTGAGaatgataggggccagagtaagagagcgagaacTTAGGTCCTTTTGGTGAGTTTTGTggtggtcagtgatagcagtacccAAGGTATCCAGCCCAACCATCGGCAAGTTCACCCCCTCAGTTTGCCAATAGGATATTTGATCGCTCCACATATATAGGGCCTGGCCAAAGTTCTAGGGCctctagttctcagtataggggtgagtcaagtcagatgaggccgaccttgccacgatgtgctcagtgtgtgaagcagcatgccgggcagtgccttgtggggttgggtgtttgttatacttgtgtttatccaggccacgttatgagagattgttcGACGAGAGGTGGTGCATGTATAGTTCAACCAGCGGGATCTCTAACTGGTTCATCATCATTAGTATGCCCCCCTAGTCAAGGTTCACAGGTACCAGCCAGTCGTGGTAGAGGaagaagtggagcatctagctcgagcggttcTTAGAACTGCATTTATGCCTTAGTAGGTCGACATGATCGGGAATCGTCACCTGATTTTGTTACAAGTATATTATCAGTATCcttatatgatgtatatgcattaattgatctaggttccaccttatcgtatatCACTCCATTGGTTGCTAGGAAGTTTGagatagaacctgagttgattgaAACTTTTGAAGTGTCTACATCTATttgggatccagtgatagctagatggtaatatagagattgtatagtagtagttcataatcattctacagtagcagacctgattgagttagatatggtagaatttgctGTCATAATGGGTATGTATTGGTTGGCTTCTTATTAtactaacgttgattgtagatcaaagatggttcggttctggtttccaggggagccagttctggagtggaaaggtaatactgcatcggcgagaggtaggtttatttcctataatATGGATGACACTTCAggtgttggattgggttgtgtattgatgcagcatggtaaggttgccACTTAttcttctagacaactaagaaagcacgagaagaattacccgacccacgatatAGAGTTAGCTGCTGTGATTCATgaactaaagatgtggaggcactattagAATGGCAtacatgttgatatctatatggatcatgagatccttcaatatatcttTAAGAACAAGGAATTGAATATACATCAGAggtgatggttggagctactgaaagactatgatgctgatattttataccattcaGGGAAGGCGAATGAAGTAACTGACTCCCTCAGTCGTAGATCTATAGTTAGCCGATCATATTTACAAccagagaagagtgagatagcctatggattcatcagctagctagtgtTGGAGTTCGATTACAAGATTCAGGTGATActagagttactattcaggacacaacAACAttctctttagtaactgaagtgaaggaacgcttgtatgaggatcctgtgctagctcacTACAAATATACTGCTCCTAAAAAAAAgtagacaccatttgagattacggaagatggagtcctcagatatcgagttCGATTATGTGTTCATAATATGGCAGTGCTGCGCcgacaggttatgggagaaactcactattctcgttattctgttcATCCAGGAGcaatgaagatgtatcatgatatcagggaaatatactggtgggacgaaatgaagaaggatatagtagagtttgttgctcagtgccctaattgtcagtaggttaagattgagcatcagaaacccgatgGATTATTGAAGGCTATAGAGAttcgacttggaaatgggaaagaattaatatgtatttcatcataggcttacctcgtacccagcgtaagttcgattctatatgggtgattgttgatagacttacaaaatcagcctatTTTTTGCTTGTCAGGACTATGTATTCATCAGAacattatgcaaggctttacattaaggagatgctacgacttcatggtgttcatatatctattatctcagatagaggtgctcagtttacagttaatttctggaggtccttccaaaaatgATTGGGGACataggtaagtcttagtacaacatttgatccccagacagacggtcaaGCTaggcgtactattcagacacttgaggatatgctacgggtttgtgtgatagactttaggggtagctgggatgatcatcttccgctTATTGAgattgcatataataatagctatcattcctgCATTGAGATGGATCCATACGAATATCTTTACGGAAGGAAGTGTAGGTAACCTATCAGATGGTTTGATGTttgggaaactaagttagtaggaccagagttggtacaacaggaagttgagaagattaagcttatatgggaaatgctattagcagctcagaatcgtcagaagtcctatgcagataatcgatgatgagacttggagtttcaggtagacgactgggtattcctaaaggtaccaccaatgaaaggcgttatgaaATTCAGAAAGAAAAGCTTATCCtttggtacattggaccttataagatcatacgaAGAGTAGGAcatgtagcatatgagttagtGTTGCCTTCAAACTTAGAGTTCGTACattcagtatttcatgtgtctatgctccgtaagtataTTAGAGATCCTTTTAGAGTCGTTCCAATTGACGatattcaggtcacagagcagctatcatatgaggaagctctcaTTGCTATACTTGATAGACAAGtttggagattgagaactaaggacgtaacttcagttaaagtactttggagaaataaGAATGTGGAggaaatgacttgggaagctgaagatgacatgaagtctaggtatcttCACTTGTTTTGGCTTCCGGAGGAGGATCGGAGTGAGACATTATAGCCTTTAGGTGCGTATATGATATTGGATGCTTGTGTTAGTTactgtcattggtcgtgtgaggccattggtgttattgatgattgtggccccgtgtggctttgtattgttgggtttgctgcatgacaggttggtagtagtacGATTACAAAGGAGACTCtgtcaaaatttctatagatctttggaagtttaacattcgagggcaaatgtttctaagggggaaagattgttacaccctgtgcgtcccaaggtgacgtataatgaatatgagacttgttaatcatgatttaaatgagtataaagtcataatatgactatatatgatgtttggatataaaatataaagtttgggaaaatcgGATTTGAGTTGCGGaaatcgactaaggatttgccttgtaacgaaaCTTTTTTGgaaatattatataccaaatttaaggtATTTTTATTTAGTTTCCAACACTCTTAATTATTCATTCATACGACattcggataaaaagatataagcatctGAAGATGGGCCAATGCTaaggtgccaagctagcacctctttgacttttcaaaagtggaTATATATATGACTTaagtcttctttttcttcatttttacatATACCACGAATAGAGAAGAcccataaacttacccttaagcttTCTATAAGGGTTTCAAAAAGGATTAACTTatcgggtacgaaatcaagaagtgaTAACATTAGAAACATCCCTAggacgtaagtatcattatatcgcatctctttttctttgtagtttgagatTTGGAAGGTACTTCGTGGTTACAAAAAAcacctactttctgtatttaagatttTCAAATATCAAGGatggttgataaattcatttcctaataattagaactcacgggatgctgatcggaagccgtgagtgcGATTTATtccacttgtagtggactgttttgtagtccactcgtgttggcctcttgtgctactgatttatggagtttgaaaggataaagggcgtggagaaacaccacatttGGTAGGGTTGTGAGCTGGTCGCTCGTcattgcaatttcaggctaattgataacttgttgattgagtgtgttatggtatatttggattTTTTGTTGTATTAAATTTCCTGAATTGTAGTTAagttatttttgagttgctgattgtattctGTTTTTGTCTCACGTAAAGTAGGCTTGAGGAAGCAGTAAAATAAGGGGAAATGATGTCCGTTTTGTTACATATTAAGTTACTTTTGTTATATAAATGAGAGAATCATTCGTAGATTGACAATAGCTTCActgtcgttgttgtagattaaggtgcagtgAGCTGAGTTTAGCATTGTTATTAGACAGATtcctataaggtatgttaaatctatcccttcttttcttttggcatgatccatatgatacaacaaaatggacaaacacgcaactttcacaaatgactctattcttagaagtactagggttgcctatgttcttgattccccatatgtcctattattatatcttctgttcacgtgtctta
This sequence is a window from Nicotiana tomentosiformis chromosome 5, ASM39032v3, whole genome shotgun sequence. Protein-coding genes within it:
- the LOC138892255 gene encoding uncharacterized protein, whose translation is MMRLGVSGRRLGIPKGTTNERRYEIQKEKLILWYIGPYKIIRRVGHVAYELVLPSNLEFVHSVFHVSMLRKYIRDPFRVVPIDDIQVTEQLSYEEALIAILDRQVWRLRTKDVTSVKVLWRNKNVEEMTWEAEDDMKSRYLHLFWLPEEDRSETL